One part of the Vicia villosa cultivar HV-30 ecotype Madison, WI linkage group LG6, Vvil1.0, whole genome shotgun sequence genome encodes these proteins:
- the LOC131611318 gene encoding protein FLOWERING LOCUS D-like — protein MNVKVENSPSNAHTYASLLANLFREPAIELGSFSIIFAQKNAYPKSLAILRVTFGEPKKKYHEVAIQDQQQHSNKLFFQQLQSNFNQQQLHVCTLLSTQRALDLREVGGGDEMRLNHLCEKLGVKLVGTKGLGLNADSFIASIKAERGNRELVSTSMSLKLENICKAALGFRLETTKLAPP, from the exons ATGAATGTGAAGGTTGAAAATTCTCCTTCAAATGCTCATACTTATGCTTCCCTTCTTGCAAATTTATTTAGAGAGCCTGCTATAGAATTAGGGAGTTTTTCTATCATTTTTGCTCAGAAGAATGCATACCCAAAATCACTTGCAATCTTGAGGGTAACATTTGGCGAACCTAAAAAGAAGTATCACGAAGTTGCCATACAAGACCAACAACAACACTCAAACAAATTATTTTTTCAGCAGCTTCAGTCAAATTTTAATCAGCAGCAGCTTCATGTTTGCACTTTGTTGTCAACACAACGGGCTCTTGACCTAAGAGAAGTAGGGGGAGGTGATGAAATGAGATTGAATCACCTTTGCGAAAAGCTAGGAGTGAAGCTGGTGGGAACAAAAGGATTGGGGCTGAATGCTGATTCTTTCATTGCTTCTATTAAAGCCGAGAGGGGCAATCGTGAACTTGTTTCAACTTCTATGTCTCTTAAACTAG AGAACATATGCAAGGCTGCTTTGGGATTCAGGTTGGAAACAACAAAGTTGGCACCTCCCTGA